In Desulfuromonas acetexigens, the following proteins share a genomic window:
- the mnmA gene encoding tRNA 2-thiouridine(34) synthase MnmA, with translation MSATKKRIVVAMSGGVDSSVTAALLKEQGHEVIGMTMQIWDYSSFAEKNGETCGSCCSHDDVHDARRVAESLDIPFYVVNFEKDFQRQVIDRFCDDYFAGRTPNPCVLCNQRLKFELLLRRARELEADLLATGHYARIEREPEGFVLRKGLDPAKDQSYFLFTLTQEEMARVIFPLGVMSKEEVRAHAARLNLRVAEKAESQDICFVPDGDYVRFLEEERGGGHMDGEIVHVSGQVLGRHRGTYRYTIGQRKGLGLAWSEPLYVVAIDAANKRVVVGEKPHLAVRELRLREVTWSLAAPPGELRMACRIRYRHHEVPATVTPLEHDEACVVFDTPQNGVTPGQAAVFYDGYRVVGGGWIA, from the coding sequence ATGTCCGCAACGAAAAAACGTATTGTCGTCGCCATGAGCGGCGGGGTCGATTCCAGCGTCACGGCCGCTCTGCTCAAGGAGCAGGGGCATGAAGTGATCGGCATGACCATGCAGATCTGGGACTATTCCTCTTTCGCGGAAAAAAATGGCGAAACCTGCGGCAGCTGTTGTTCCCACGACGATGTCCACGACGCCCGAAGGGTCGCGGAAAGCCTCGATATCCCTTTTTATGTGGTGAATTTTGAAAAGGATTTCCAGCGGCAGGTCATCGACCGCTTCTGCGACGACTACTTCGCCGGCCGCACCCCCAATCCCTGCGTGCTCTGTAATCAGAGACTCAAATTCGAGCTGCTGTTGCGGCGGGCGCGGGAACTGGAGGCCGATCTCCTCGCCACCGGCCATTATGCCCGTATCGAGCGCGAGCCGGAGGGCTTCGTCTTGCGTAAAGGGCTCGATCCGGCCAAGGATCAGAGCTATTTTCTCTTCACTCTGACCCAGGAAGAGATGGCACGGGTCATCTTCCCCCTCGGTGTAATGAGCAAGGAAGAGGTGCGTGCCCATGCCGCCCGGCTCAATCTGCGGGTGGCGGAGAAGGCGGAAAGTCAGGATATCTGTTTCGTTCCCGATGGCGACTACGTGCGTTTTCTTGAAGAGGAGCGCGGCGGCGGGCACATGGACGGTGAAATTGTCCATGTCTCGGGGCAGGTCCTCGGTCGCCACCGGGGCACCTACCGCTACACCATCGGTCAGCGCAAGGGGCTGGGGCTGGCCTGGTCCGAACCTCTGTACGTGGTCGCTATCGATGCCGCGAACAAACGGGTTGTGGTCGGGGAAAAGCCCCATCTAGCGGTGCGCGAACTGCGGTTGCGGGAAGTCACCTGGAGTCTCGCGGCGCCACCAGGGGAGCTGCGTATGGCCTGTCGCATTCGCTACCGTCATCATGAAGTGCCGGCGACGGTGACGCCGCTGGAGCATGACGAGGCCTGTGTCGTCTTCGATACGCCGCAAAACGGCGTGACTCCCGGGCAGGCGGCGGTCTTCTACGACGGCTACCGGGTTGTGGGCGGAGGGTGGATCGCTTGA
- a CDS encoding phosphatidylserine decarboxylase family protein produces MKNHNQPVAVEGYPFIGLFAFVTLILALLGWGFLTFLCLCLTLFSVYFFRNPERVVPSQDDAVVAPADGKVVFVGPVQEERCFKGEAVKVSIFMSVFNVHVNRAPFSGKVVDMFYNKGQFLNASLDKASLDNEQGGIVLETANGQRLLFVQIAGLIARRIVTYPKVGDLLEKGERYGLIRFGSRVDVYFPAGSEVSVRLGDRTVAGETIIGTLR; encoded by the coding sequence TTTCGCTTTCGTGACCTTGATCCTGGCCTTGCTCGGCTGGGGTTTCCTGACCTTTCTCTGCCTCTGTCTGACCCTCTTCAGCGTCTATTTCTTCCGCAACCCCGAGCGGGTCGTGCCGAGCCAGGACGATGCCGTGGTGGCTCCGGCCGACGGCAAGGTCGTCTTTGTCGGCCCAGTCCAGGAGGAGCGCTGTTTCAAGGGGGAGGCGGTCAAGGTCAGCATCTTCATGTCGGTCTTCAACGTTCATGTCAACCGGGCGCCCTTTTCCGGCAAGGTCGTCGATATGTTCTATAACAAGGGGCAGTTTCTCAATGCCTCTCTCGACAAGGCCAGTCTGGACAATGAGCAGGGAGGGATCGTGCTCGAGACGGCCAATGGTCAGCGCCTGCTTTTCGTCCAGATTGCCGGTCTCATCGCCCGCCGCATCGTTACCTATCCCAAAGTCGGTGATCTTCTGGAAAAGGGGGAGCGTTACGGCCTGATCCGCTTCGGTTCCCGGGTCGACGTCTATTTTCCCGCCGGCAGCGAAGTTTCCGTTCGTCTCGGCGATCGCACCGTTGCCGGCGAGACGATCATCGGCACCCTCCGTTAG